A single region of the Bifidobacterium asteroides DSM 20089 genome encodes:
- the rplK gene encoding 50S ribosomal protein L11 has protein sequence MAAKKKVTALIKVQIEAGKANPAPPLGPALGSHGVNIMDFCKQYNDATKDKMGQVIPCIITVYEDRSFTFITKTPPAADLLRKAAGVSKGAGNPLTTKVGSVTKAQVREIAQTKMEDLSARDVEAGMKIIEGTARSMGITVTD, from the coding sequence ATGGCTGCAAAGAAGAAAGTCACCGCGCTGATCAAGGTGCAGATAGAGGCCGGCAAGGCCAATCCTGCGCCCCCGCTGGGCCCTGCACTGGGTTCCCACGGCGTGAACATCATGGACTTCTGCAAGCAGTACAACGATGCCACCAAGGACAAGATGGGCCAGGTCATCCCCTGCATCATCACCGTCTACGAGGATCGTTCCTTCACCTTCATCACCAAGACTCCGCCGGCAGCCGACCTGCTGCGCAAGGCGGCCGGTGTCTCCAAGGGTGCCGGCAACCCGCTGACCACCAAGGTGGGATCCGTCACCAAGGCCCAGGTCCGCGAGATTGCCCAGACCAAGATGGAGGATCTGTCGGCCCGTGACGTCGAGGCCGGGATGAAGATCATCGAAGGCACCGCCCGTTCCATGGGCATCACCGT